From the genome of Solidesulfovibrio carbinolicus, one region includes:
- a CDS encoding cyclic nucleotide-binding domain-containing protein yields MSSSTERPQGPNLSACGFNDHLDLLRELPIFNGVPLDVVKVLAYLSTAESFSAGESLCDQGEALDRSFYVLCGEVHVLRHVEGCDAPMLTRGPGFFFGGLGLLASAKALYTVRAAAPTQCLTLSKEKFLKTAERFPDILPKILHNVVAHVFRWEEAFLTAHAEECAGRGNEMGLSLF; encoded by the coding sequence ATGAGCTCGTCTACGGAGCGGCCGCAAGGGCCTAACCTGTCGGCCTGCGGGTTCAACGACCATCTGGACCTGCTGCGGGAGTTGCCGATTTTTAACGGCGTGCCCTTGGACGTGGTGAAGGTGCTGGCCTACCTGTCCACGGCCGAAAGCTTTTCGGCCGGCGAATCGCTGTGCGACCAGGGCGAGGCGCTCGACCGATCATTTTACGTGCTGTGCGGCGAGGTGCACGTGCTGCGCCACGTCGAGGGCTGCGACGCGCCCATGCTGACGCGCGGCCCGGGCTTTTTCTTCGGGGGCCTGGGGCTTCTGGCCTCGGCCAAGGCCCTGTACACGGTGCGGGCGGCCGCGCCGACCCAGTGCCTGACCCTGTCCAAGGAGAAGTTCCTCAAGACCGCCGAGCGTTTCCCGGACATCCTGCCCAAAATCCTGCACAACGTGGTGGCCCACGTGTTCCGCTGGGAAGAGGCGTTTCTGACCGCCCACGCCGAGGAATGCGCCGGCCGGGGCAACGAGATGGGGCTGAGTCTGTTCTAG